The following are from one region of the Leptodactylus fuscus isolate aLepFus1 unplaced genomic scaffold, aLepFus1.hap2 HAP2_SCAFFOLD_389, whole genome shotgun sequence genome:
- the LOC142188170 gene encoding phospholipid scramblase 1-like, with product MAAPGYPSPAAGYPSPPYPSAPYPTSPSAPPPPPTPGFHEYPGPGCSIPPQHHMHPAPHPLPDPPPGGAPYMPVSSGGAPSALEYLSQIDQILIHQKTELLEAVTGFETCNQYELRNIMGQRIFTAQERSTVCARWCCGSLRPLSLQICDYTGREVIHFIRPLKCTSCCFPCCLQEVK from the exons ATGGCGGCTCCAG GTTACCCCTCACCGGCCGCAGGCTACCCGAGCCCACCCTATCCATCTGCGCCCTATCCCACCAGTCCTTctgctcctcctccaccacccacTCCTGGCTTCCATGAATACCCGGGGCCCGGCTGCAGCATCCCCCCTCAGCACCACATGCACCCCGCTCCTCACCCCCTGCCGGACCCTCCACCAGGGGGAGCCCCATATATGCCAGTGAGCAgcgggggcgcccccagtgcactGGAGTACCTCAGCCAG ATAGACCAAATATTAATCCACCAAAAGACAGAACTGCTAGAAG CTGTTACGGGTTTTGAGACTTGCAATCAGTATGAGTTACGAAACATTATGGGTCAGCGGATATTCACTGCGCAGGAGAGGAGTACAGTGTGCGCCCGATGGTGCTGCGGGTCACTCCGCCCCCTATCTCTACAAATATGTGACTACACTGGACGAGAGGTCATCCACTTCATCCGCCCCCTGAAATGTACCAGCtgctgcttcccctgctgtttacAGGAGGTAAAG